A genomic window from Salvia hispanica cultivar TCC Black 2014 chromosome 5, UniMelb_Shisp_WGS_1.0, whole genome shotgun sequence includes:
- the LOC125187432 gene encoding transcription factor bHLH162-like has product MGKPRRVQSNSNSDTAPKIERKIIEKNRRTKMKNLYNQLVSLLPPQPSPGDGAPLPDQIDEAVEHIKGMTTKLENLKQKRDLLLEKKKQLINNSCVTNIQNNPSSSSPLVEVQDMGPNLDVVLANDLQNYTSFRDIVRLVHQHGVEIASASFARDGNSSIQVLHDKVGNPKPGFDGATITRKMKELACNKGASSMSEVVESDTNLWDYEIDSKISWGFEIPEVLLPGLQEFMITMKKCS; this is encoded by the exons ATGGGGAAGCCTCGTCGAGttcaatcaaattcaaattcagaCACAGCTCCAAAAATTGAGAGGAAAATCattgagaaaaatagaagaacTAAAATGAAGAATCTCTACAACCAACTCGTTTCTCTCCTCCCACCCCAACCCTCTCCG GGGGATGGGGCGCCATTGCCGGATCAAATAGACGAAGCAGTGGAGCATATCAAGGGCATGACGACGAAGCTGGAGAATTTGAAGCAAAAAAGGGACCTCttattagagaaaaagaaGCAACTAATCAATAATTCATGTGTTacaaatatccaaaataatccAAGTTCATCATCACCTCTAGTTGAAGTTCAAGATATGGGGCCAAATCTTGATGTTGTCTTAGCAAATGATCTTCAAAACTACACTAGTTTCCGCGATATCGTGCGATTGGTTCATCAACATGGAGTTGAGATTGCAAGTGCAAGCTTTGCTAGAGATGGCAACTCATCCATCCAAGTTCTCCATGATAAG GTTGGGAATCCAAAGCCTGGATTTGATGGTGCAACGATTACAAGAAAGATGAAGGAGTTGGCATGTAATAAAGGGGCTTCTTCAATGAGTGAAGTGGTTGAATCAGATACTAATTTATGGGATTATGAAATTGATTCCAAGATTAGTTGGGGCTTTGAAATCCCTGAGGTTTTGTTACCTGGTTTGCAGGAGTTCATGATCACAATGAAAAAATGTTCATAA